The sequence TCGATAGCAAGTCTTTTGAAATTAGAATTACGCTCTGAAAAACATTTGTTTAGATTTCAGTTGATTGGTGTTTTCTATCCACCACTAGTTCCCGCCAATCGTTTACGGTCCAAACCCAAATCCCAACGAAAAGGGAAGTAGCAATCCAAAGGCCAATGATAGAACCTGGGATTAATAAAAAGTCGACAACCCCATGTTGCATAACGGCCAAAGCAAATCCCAATGCAATGTACAAACGTTTGTTGGCATTATCAATTTTCAAATTGCTCTTCAATAAAAACAAAGAAAAACAGAGATTGATCAGCAAATGGATATTGGAAGAATGAACGGTTCGTGCAACGAAGAGGTCGAATTTTTTTTCGTCCGGCTCTCTTGCAATGTAATGAGTGTTTTCAATAAAAGAAAATCCCATTGCCACAAAAGATCCAAACAAAACCACATTAGGAGAAAAGGTTTTTGTTTTTTTATCATAACCTAAAACAAAAGACAAAACCATAATAAAAAAAATCTTAAATGTCTCTTCAGTGATCCCTGCTTGGATAAATGCCAAATGAGCAGTTTGAGTTAACATACTTACTTTTTTCTTTGGCATAAAATCTGTTTCTG is a genomic window of Leptospira bourretii containing:
- a CDS encoding PrsW family glutamic-type intramembrane protease, with the protein product MKEIGPIDYLIGSFTILPWAIVIWKAYKPKKGWQEVLGIFLALFFGWLSTDLILRLHPILWPETDFMPKKKVSMLTQTAHLAFIQAGITEETFKIFFIMVLSFVLGYDKKTKTFSPNVVLFGSFVAMGFSFIENTHYIAREPDEKKFDLFVARTVHSSNIHLLINLCFSLFLLKSNLKIDNANKRLYIALGFALAVMQHGVVDFLLIPGSIIGLWIATSLFVGIWVWTVNDWRELVVDRKHQSTEI